In a genomic window of bacterium:
- the amrA gene encoding AmmeMemoRadiSam system protein A, whose amino-acid sequence MLNDQQRQRLLQVARQSIRAVCCGDADPDLRTDDPMLTSVQGAFVTLHTADGDLRGCIGHIEGVLPLIETVHEMAVAAATQDPRFPTVRCAEVSGLRLEISVMSPIAEVRDVEDIEVGRHGLIVSQGFRRGLLLPQVATEYNWGREEFLEHTCLKAGLPSDAWRDSATKIECFEAEVFGEEK is encoded by the coding sequence ATGCTCAACGACCAGCAGCGTCAGCGTCTTCTGCAAGTTGCCCGCCAGTCTATCCGGGCCGTCTGCTGCGGCGACGCCGACCCGGACCTGCGGACCGATGACCCCATGCTGACCTCCGTCCAGGGCGCCTTCGTGACCCTCCACACCGCCGACGGCGACCTGCGCGGCTGCATCGGCCACATCGAGGGCGTCCTGCCGCTCATCGAGACCGTCCACGAGATGGCCGTCGCCGCCGCCACGCAGGACCCACGCTTCCCCACGGTGCGGTGTGCTGAGGTGTCCGGCCTGCGGCTCGAGATCTCGGTGATGTCGCCCATCGCGGAGGTGCGGGACGTCGAGGACATCGAGGTGGGGCGGCACGGGCTCATCGTGAGCCAAGGCTTCCGGCGCGGCCTGCTGCTGCCCCAGGTCGCCACGGAGTACAACTGGGGCCGTGAGGAGTTCCTGGAGCATACGTGCCTGAAGGCCGGCCTGCCCTCGGACGCCTGGAGAGACAGCGCGACGAAGATCGAGTGCTTCGAGGCGGAGGTGTTTGGGGAGGAGAAGTAG
- a CDS encoding site-specific DNA-methyltransferase: protein MAKYTNKLNDLTNREWLMETKSFWWTRAGADPDRVGANSPDAPPGWALDDVADLAAWLRETRGDERAQDMLGQLFPSYMTSIAPPRDKRKLLHPATFSERDVERLIRFFTKAGETVMDPFLGSGSTLVACRDSGRVGTGVELIEQWAQIARERLAQSGTPDTPVGRMAQEAGQECPAYLTPGQTVIQGDALATLGTVPGASFDFIVTSPPYWSILDKRGMKVEAERTSKDLPTKYSEDQSDLGNVTDYDEFLDRLAAIFRECGRVLKPKRYMAVIVSDFRHGPHFVLFHADLARRIEQVGVPLKGITILLQDSKNLYPFGVPNAFVSNVHHQYILIHQKV, encoded by the coding sequence ATGGCCAAGTACACGAACAAGCTCAACGACCTGACAAACCGCGAGTGGCTCATGGAGACCAAGAGCTTCTGGTGGACTCGCGCCGGCGCCGACCCGGACCGCGTGGGCGCGAACAGCCCGGACGCCCCTCCCGGCTGGGCCCTGGATGACGTCGCCGACCTCGCCGCCTGGCTGCGCGAGACCCGGGGCGACGAGCGCGCTCAGGACATGCTCGGTCAGCTCTTCCCCAGCTACATGACCTCCATCGCTCCGCCCCGCGACAAGCGCAAGCTGCTGCACCCGGCCACCTTCTCCGAGCGGGATGTCGAGCGCCTCATCCGCTTCTTCACCAAGGCCGGGGAGACCGTGATGGACCCCTTCCTGGGCAGCGGCTCGACCTTGGTCGCCTGCCGCGACAGCGGGCGGGTGGGCACGGGCGTCGAGCTGATCGAGCAATGGGCGCAGATAGCCCGGGAGCGACTGGCGCAGTCCGGTACGCCCGACACTCCTGTCGGGCGCATGGCGCAGGAGGCCGGACAGGAGTGTCCGGCGTACCTGACTCCCGGGCAGACCGTCATCCAGGGCGATGCACTCGCCACGCTCGGCACAGTCCCGGGGGCCTCCTTCGACTTCATCGTCACCAGCCCGCCGTACTGGAGCATCCTGGACAAGCGGGGGATGAAGGTGGAGGCGGAGCGCACGAGCAAGGATCTACCGACCAAGTACAGCGAGGACCAGAGCGACCTGGGGAACGTCACCGACTACGACGAGTTCCTGGACCGCCTCGCCGCCATCTTCCGCGAGTGCGGGCGGGTGCTCAAGCCGAAGCGGTACATGGCGGTCATCGTCTCAGACTTCCGCCACGGCCCGCACTTCGTGCTCTTCCATGCCGATCTGGCCCGGCGCATCGAGCAAGTCGGCGTGCCGCTCAAGGGCATCACGATCCTGCTGCAGGACAGCAAGAACCTGTACCCCTTTGGCGTGCCGAATGCCTTCGTGTCGAACGTGCACCATCAGTACATACTGATACACCAGAAGGTCTGA
- a CDS encoding argininosuccinate synthase: MSKPKCVLAYSGGLDTSVAIRWIAEKYGVDVIAVAVDVGEEKDYEGIRVKGEQVGAVESLVIDAKDEFFNDYITRALRANLMYEHKYPAFTALARPLLAQKQVQVALDTGADFIAHGCTGKGNDQVRFEVTYAALAPHLQVIAPAREWNMTREEEIDYAEANGIPVPVGKKSPYSTDTNMWGRSIECGVIEDPSLEAPEDAWVWTVSPQNAPDQPTYVTIDFVQGVPVALDGQQMGGTELVTKLNQIAGANGVGRVNMMENRLVGIKSRELYETPAATVLLAAHRDLESLTLDRETAHFKPMLELRWSELVYYGLWFTPLREAIDAFMTETQKLVSGQVTVKLYKGNCEAVARTSENSLYDFSLASYGEADTFDQSKSKGFIDIWALPAKVAAAVRRSQER; the protein is encoded by the coding sequence ATGTCCAAACCGAAGTGCGTTCTGGCCTATTCCGGGGGGCTTGACACCTCCGTCGCCATTCGCTGGATCGCCGAGAAGTACGGTGTAGATGTCATCGCCGTGGCCGTGGATGTCGGCGAGGAGAAGGACTACGAGGGCATCCGCGTCAAGGGCGAGCAGGTCGGCGCGGTCGAGTCCCTCGTCATTGACGCCAAGGACGAGTTCTTCAACGACTACATCACCCGCGCGCTGCGCGCCAACCTGATGTATGAGCACAAGTACCCGGCCTTCACAGCCCTGGCGCGGCCGCTGCTGGCCCAGAAGCAGGTGCAGGTGGCGCTCGACACCGGCGCCGACTTCATCGCCCACGGCTGCACCGGCAAGGGCAACGACCAGGTGCGCTTCGAGGTCACCTACGCCGCGTTGGCCCCGCACCTGCAGGTCATCGCGCCGGCGCGCGAATGGAACATGACCCGCGAGGAAGAGATTGACTATGCCGAGGCCAACGGCATCCCCGTGCCGGTGGGCAAGAAGTCGCCCTACTCGACCGACACGAACATGTGGGGCCGCTCCATCGAGTGCGGCGTGATCGAGGACCCGTCGCTGGAGGCCCCCGAGGATGCCTGGGTGTGGACGGTCAGCCCCCAGAACGCCCCCGACCAGCCGACCTATGTGACCATTGACTTCGTCCAGGGCGTTCCCGTGGCGCTCGACGGGCAGCAGATGGGCGGCACGGAACTCGTCACCAAGCTCAACCAGATCGCCGGCGCCAACGGTGTGGGGCGGGTCAACATGATGGAGAACCGCCTGGTGGGCATCAAGAGCCGCGAGCTATACGAGACGCCGGCCGCAACCGTGCTGCTGGCCGCTCACCGCGACCTGGAGAGCCTGACCCTCGACCGCGAGACCGCGCACTTCAAGCCGATGCTGGAGCTGCGCTGGTCCGAGCTGGTCTACTACGGTCTGTGGTTCACGCCGCTGCGCGAGGCCATTGACGCCTTCATGACCGAGACCCAGAAGCTGGTCTCGGGCCAGGTGACAGTCAAGCTGTACAAGGGCAACTGCGAGGCCGTGGCGCGCACGTCGGAGAACTCGCTGTACGACTTCTCCCTGGCCAGCTACGGCGAGGCCGACACCTTCGACCAGAGCAAGTCCAAGGGCTTCATTGACATCTGGGCGCTGCCGGCCAAGGTGGCTGCGGCGGTGCGGCGCAGTCAGGAGCGCTGA
- a CDS encoding ThuA domain-containing protein, translating to MIRVLVWNENRHEQTSEHIARVYPEGIHGAIANYLHRFPDLQVSTATQDEPEHGLTEARLAETDVLVYWCHIAQADFSDEIVARVHQRILDGMGAVFLHSACVGKLFGRLMGTTGQIKWREAGEKSRVWVVAPGHRIVEGLPEYFEIEHEEMYGEPFDIPAPDELVFISWFPGGEVCRSGCCYTRGQGKIFYFQPGHETYPVYYHEQVLRVIANATHWAAPTDPPRITRGNVAPLEPL from the coding sequence ATGATCCGCGTCCTGGTCTGGAACGAGAACCGTCACGAGCAGACGAGTGAGCACATCGCCAGGGTCTACCCCGAGGGCATCCACGGGGCCATCGCCAACTACCTCCACCGCTTCCCCGACCTGCAGGTCAGCACCGCCACCCAGGACGAGCCTGAGCACGGCCTGACTGAGGCGCGGCTGGCCGAGACCGATGTGCTCGTCTACTGGTGCCACATCGCGCAGGCCGACTTCAGCGACGAGATCGTCGCCCGGGTGCACCAGCGCATCCTCGATGGCATGGGCGCCGTCTTCCTGCACTCCGCGTGCGTGGGCAAGCTCTTCGGCAGGCTCATGGGCACGACCGGGCAGATCAAGTGGCGGGAGGCGGGGGAGAAGTCGCGGGTGTGGGTCGTGGCCCCCGGACACCGCATCGTCGAGGGTCTGCCGGAGTACTTCGAGATCGAGCACGAGGAGATGTACGGCGAGCCGTTCGACATCCCCGCGCCGGACGAACTCGTGTTCATCAGTTGGTTCCCCGGGGGCGAGGTCTGTCGCAGCGGCTGCTGCTACACGCGCGGGCAGGGCAAGATCTTCTACTTCCAGCCCGGCCACGAGACATACCCCGTCTACTACCACGAGCAGGTACTGCGTGTGATCGCCAACGCGACACACTGGGCCGCCCCCACCGACCCGCCGCGGATCACCCGTGGCAATGTGGCGCCGCTGGAACCGCTGTAG
- the mnmA gene encoding tRNA 2-thiouridine(34) synthase MnmA — protein sequence MTQSPPHKVFVAMSGGVDSSVAALLLQRQGYAVTGVTFKLFADEVEADLDTHTPCCSLDSVQRARGVCDALGVHHYVMNFVADFRDSVIAPFVREYADGRTPNPCVCCNRHLKFGRFLRQALAIGADCIATGHHARIHCEEPRLYERSPTATGRCLLLPGRDPEKDQSYALSHLNQTTLPHVRLPVGEYTKAEVRQLAREARLPTAETAESQDICFITRGHYGDFLRRHDLPDAPGPIVDREGHVLGEHRGLHHYTVGQRKSLGLSSGRRMYVIEKRVADGTLVVGEYGDVCRGQVEIEDVNWCDLPEGGWPEALTGRPVLAMLRYRQQPIAAGVERAEAAARCLRLALQRPAVAAPGQLLTLYDPDDGHVLGGGTIT from the coding sequence ATGACCCAGTCGCCACCACACAAGGTATTCGTGGCCATGAGCGGCGGCGTGGACAGCTCCGTCGCCGCGTTGCTGCTGCAGCGGCAGGGGTACGCGGTCACGGGCGTCACCTTCAAGCTCTTCGCCGACGAGGTCGAGGCGGACCTGGACACCCACACTCCCTGCTGTTCGCTCGACAGCGTGCAGCGCGCACGGGGCGTGTGCGACGCCCTGGGCGTTCACCACTATGTGATGAACTTCGTCGCCGACTTCCGCGACAGCGTCATTGCCCCGTTCGTGCGCGAGTACGCCGACGGTCGCACCCCCAACCCCTGCGTGTGCTGCAACCGCCACCTCAAGTTCGGCCGCTTCCTGCGCCAGGCCCTGGCCATCGGCGCCGACTGCATCGCCACTGGCCACCACGCCCGCATCCACTGCGAGGAGCCGCGTCTGTATGAGCGGTCACCGACCGCGACCGGCCGCTGCCTCCTGTTGCCGGGCCGCGACCCCGAGAAGGATCAGTCCTACGCCCTGAGCCACCTCAACCAGACGACACTGCCCCATGTGCGGCTGCCGGTGGGGGAGTACACGAAGGCCGAGGTGCGGCAACTGGCCCGCGAGGCGCGTCTGCCCACCGCCGAGACGGCCGAGAGCCAGGACATCTGCTTCATCACGCGCGGGCACTATGGTGACTTCCTGCGACGGCACGACCTGCCCGACGCCCCCGGCCCCATCGTGGATCGAGAGGGCCACGTCCTGGGCGAGCATCGCGGCCTACACCACTACACGGTCGGGCAGCGCAAGAGCCTCGGCTTGAGCAGCGGCCGACGCATGTACGTCATCGAGAAGCGGGTCGCTGACGGCACACTGGTCGTGGGCGAGTATGGCGACGTGTGCCGGGGGCAGGTCGAGATCGAGGACGTGAACTGGTGCGACCTGCCCGAGGGCGGCTGGCCGGAAGCTCTTACCGGGCGGCCGGTGCTGGCGATGCTGCGCTACCGGCAGCAGCCCATCGCGGCCGGCGTGGAGCGGGCAGAGGCTGCCGCGCGCTGCCTGCGACTCGCCCTGCAGCGCCCCGCGGTGGCCGCCCCCGGGCAGCTCCTCACGCTGTACGACCCTGACGACGGCCATGTTCTCGGTGGCGGGACGATTACCTGA
- a CDS encoding metallophosphoesterase, translating into MPRYPCRLRRITVALVVLLLPLALQADEFPSSINRQKPQLAPTRQGLAFCVFGDCQPAGDASRFRITSSIARAMAVEQPQFVMGLGDYIDGAKGLAATQQQWQRFFAAIAPLMQPTPIPLALTIGNHDDGSPLFERYFGRRYFSFNVGNVHVIILDSQQPGQYGQITGTQWQWLNADLTAAAQARFIFVTLHQPLFPVSVHRGSALDRYPNYRDRLHMLFARQKVSAVFSGHEHLYNHQQRDGVHYFISGGGGAPLYAEAPSGGFYHYLLVECTDESFSVQVKRLNL; encoded by the coding sequence ATGCCGAGATACCCTTGCCGGCTGCGCCGCATCACTGTTGCCCTGGTCGTCCTGCTCCTGCCGCTGGCGCTGCAGGCCGACGAGTTCCCGTCCTCCATCAACCGGCAGAAGCCCCAGTTGGCGCCGACCCGACAGGGGCTGGCCTTCTGCGTCTTCGGCGACTGCCAGCCGGCCGGCGATGCCTCGCGCTTCCGCATCACCAGCAGCATCGCCCGGGCCATGGCGGTCGAGCAGCCCCAGTTCGTGATGGGTCTGGGCGACTACATTGACGGCGCCAAGGGCCTCGCCGCCACTCAGCAGCAGTGGCAGCGCTTCTTCGCGGCCATCGCTCCCCTGATGCAGCCGACGCCCATCCCCCTGGCCCTGACCATCGGCAACCACGATGACGGCAGCCCGCTGTTCGAGCGGTACTTCGGCCGGCGCTACTTCTCGTTCAACGTCGGCAATGTGCATGTCATCATCCTCGACTCCCAGCAGCCTGGTCAGTACGGGCAGATCACCGGCACACAGTGGCAGTGGCTCAACGCCGACCTGACCGCGGCGGCGCAGGCGCGGTTCATCTTCGTGACGTTGCACCAGCCGCTGTTCCCCGTCAGCGTCCACCGAGGCTCCGCGCTGGACCGCTACCCCAACTACCGCGACCGCCTGCACATGCTCTTCGCCCGACAGAAGGTCAGCGCGGTCTTCAGTGGCCACGAGCATCTCTACAACCACCAGCAGCGTGATGGGGTCCACTACTTCATCAGCGGCGGGGGCGGCGCCCCGCTGTACGCCGAGGCGCCCAGCGGCGGCTTCTACCACTACCTGCTGGTGGAATGCACCGACGAGAGCTTCAGCGTGCAAGTCAAGCGGCTGAATCTGTAG
- a CDS encoding hydrogenase expression protein, translated as MKTLAPGKLDAALLARLLAQVELPPEVVIGPGVGRDVAVLDLGHDELLLTKTDPITFATDAIGYYLVAVNSNDLATSGGVPRWLLVTALLPEKHTTEARVEDIFAQLRQACATTGISLIGGHTEITVGLDRPILIGQMLGTVARGALVRPDGTRPGDAILLTKGLPLEGVSLIAREKREDLLGRGYEPAFLDRCAGLLLDPGIMVLPEARALCGALRPHALHDPTEGGVATGLWEMAEASGVGLRIEAERLPILPEGQRLCTEYGADPLGLIASGSLLAAVAADDVDRAVAACAAVGVPCAQIGSATEAADGVILVERGRPRAMPRYDQDEITRIL; from the coding sequence ATGAAGACCCTGGCCCCGGGCAAACTGGATGCCGCCCTGTTGGCGCGCCTGCTGGCGCAGGTTGAGCTGCCGCCGGAGGTCGTCATCGGCCCCGGCGTGGGGCGCGATGTGGCCGTCCTCGACCTCGGCCACGATGAGCTGCTCCTCACCAAGACCGATCCCATCACCTTCGCCACCGACGCCATCGGCTACTACCTGGTGGCGGTGAACAGCAACGACCTTGCCACCAGCGGGGGCGTGCCGCGCTGGCTGCTCGTGACGGCGTTGCTGCCCGAGAAGCACACCACCGAGGCGCGGGTGGAGGACATCTTCGCCCAGCTCCGCCAGGCCTGCGCCACGACGGGGATCAGCCTTATCGGCGGGCATACGGAGATCACGGTCGGATTGGACCGGCCGATCCTCATCGGGCAGATGCTCGGCACGGTTGCCCGTGGCGCCCTCGTGCGGCCCGACGGGACCCGCCCGGGTGACGCCATCCTGCTGACCAAGGGCCTCCCGCTGGAGGGCGTGTCGCTCATTGCCCGCGAGAAGCGGGAGGACCTGCTCGGGCGCGGGTACGAGCCCGCCTTCCTGGACCGCTGTGCGGGGCTGCTGCTCGATCCCGGGATCATGGTCCTGCCCGAGGCCCGGGCGCTGTGCGGGGCGCTGCGCCCCCACGCCCTGCACGACCCCACCGAGGGTGGGGTAGCGACCGGGCTGTGGGAGATGGCCGAGGCTTCCGGTGTGGGCCTGCGGATCGAGGCCGAGCGGCTCCCGATCCTGCCCGAGGGGCAGCGGCTGTGCACGGAGTACGGCGCTGACCCGCTGGGCCTGATCGCCTCCGGCTCGCTCCTGGCGGCGGTGGCGGCGGACGATGTGGACCGGGCCGTGGCGGCGTGCGCGGCCGTGGGTGTGCCCTGCGCGCAGATCGGGTCGGCCACTGAGGCTGCGGACGGTGTTATACTTGTGGAGCGCGGCCGCCCGCGGGCCATGCCGCGCTATGACCAGGATGAGATCACCCGGATCCTCTGA
- a CDS encoding right-handed parallel beta-helix repeat-containing protein, producing the protein MSDFGAQDLFVSPDGNDGWSGRLAEPNVNKTDGPLATIGAAQKKVRALRRSAACLGPLTVWIRGGRTRLSKPLQFGPEDSGPTTYAAYPGEQPVFDGGVEITGWGETEVNGVRAWVADVSALLEDGETFRSLFVNGRRAMRPRLPKEGFFWMAEAPHVPDGQLFEGADRFRAQAGDIQQWRNYTDIDVIVMHFWVEERMPIDYFYPETGWVHSCHRSIFVLKDDVHNSPAKYYVENVFEALTEPGEWYLDPVERKLYYLPLEGETPENTTVVAPQLQQLLRVQGDLDGGKPVTGLRFEGLAFEHTDWRDTTGFGRWVDPYRPEEQWRQRDSFRHFVLANEADPYQEYAAMPQAAFHVPGAVVLQGAEQCAFENCRIAHVGGYGLDMQEGCFSNRIVGCEITDLGAGGLKLDGADFEGNPAWRNGHNQLTDNHLHDGGHVYLSACGVAMLHSFGNNVSHNHIHDFYYTGISCGWIWGFADNISHDNHIEKNHIHDLGKGILSDMGGIYTLGVQPGTVLRGNLIHDIEKSNYGGWAIYPDEGSSHILIENNVCYNTSSTVFHQHYGRENIVRNNIWAFGREGMVQLSRRGEVHNSLTFERNIILSDGQPIHIGGYGHKLAEPNMQSDLNLIWDVAGAPFARQGEEKLSLAQLRGMGLELHSVVADPQCADPAHADFTLAEGSPAIALGFVPIDLSDVGPRPPEQR; encoded by the coding sequence ATGTCCGACTTCGGCGCCCAGGATCTGTTCGTGTCGCCGGACGGCAACGACGGCTGGTCGGGCAGACTGGCCGAGCCGAACGTCAACAAGACCGACGGTCCGCTGGCGACCATTGGCGCGGCGCAGAAGAAGGTGCGCGCCCTGCGGCGCAGCGCTGCCTGCCTCGGGCCGCTGACGGTCTGGATCCGCGGCGGGCGCACCCGCCTGAGCAAGCCCCTGCAGTTCGGCCCCGAAGACAGCGGGCCGACGACGTACGCGGCTTATCCGGGCGAGCAGCCGGTCTTCGACGGCGGCGTCGAGATCACCGGCTGGGGCGAGACGGAAGTCAACGGCGTCCGGGCCTGGGTGGCGGACGTCTCGGCCCTGCTGGAGGACGGGGAGACGTTCCGCTCCCTGTTCGTCAATGGCCGACGGGCTATGCGACCGCGACTGCCTAAGGAAGGCTTCTTCTGGATGGCCGAGGCGCCGCATGTGCCTGATGGGCAGCTCTTCGAGGGCGCCGACCGGTTCCGCGCCCAGGCGGGCGACATCCAGCAGTGGCGCAACTATACAGACATTGACGTCATCGTCATGCACTTCTGGGTCGAGGAACGCATGCCGATAGACTACTTCTATCCTGAGACCGGATGGGTTCACTCGTGCCACCGCAGCATCTTCGTGCTCAAAGACGATGTGCACAACTCCCCAGCGAAGTACTACGTCGAGAACGTCTTCGAGGCGCTGACCGAGCCCGGAGAGTGGTACCTGGACCCCGTCGAGCGGAAGCTCTACTACCTTCCCCTTGAAGGCGAGACGCCGGAGAACACCACCGTCGTGGCCCCGCAGTTGCAGCAGTTGCTGCGCGTGCAGGGCGACCTCGACGGCGGCAAGCCCGTCACCGGCCTGCGCTTCGAAGGGCTCGCCTTCGAGCACACCGACTGGCGGGACACGACCGGCTTCGGCCGCTGGGTGGACCCGTACCGCCCCGAAGAGCAGTGGCGCCAGCGCGACTCCTTCCGCCACTTCGTCCTCGCCAATGAAGCTGACCCCTACCAGGAGTACGCCGCGATGCCGCAGGCGGCGTTCCATGTGCCCGGCGCGGTCGTCCTCCAGGGCGCGGAGCAGTGCGCGTTCGAGAACTGCCGCATCGCCCACGTCGGCGGGTATGGGCTCGACATGCAGGAGGGTTGCTTCTCCAACCGCATCGTCGGCTGCGAGATCACTGACCTGGGCGCCGGTGGGCTGAAGCTCGACGGCGCAGACTTCGAGGGCAACCCCGCCTGGCGCAATGGTCACAACCAGCTCACCGACAACCACCTCCACGATGGCGGGCATGTGTACCTGAGTGCCTGTGGCGTGGCCATGCTGCACAGCTTCGGCAACAACGTCAGCCACAACCACATCCACGACTTCTACTACACGGGCATCTCGTGCGGCTGGATCTGGGGCTTCGCCGACAACATCAGCCACGACAACCACATCGAGAAGAACCACATCCACGACCTGGGCAAGGGCATCCTGAGCGACATGGGGGGCATCTATACGCTCGGGGTGCAGCCGGGCACGGTGCTGCGCGGCAACCTGATCCACGACATCGAGAAGTCGAACTACGGCGGCTGGGCGATCTACCCCGACGAGGGCAGCAGCCACATCCTCATCGAGAACAACGTCTGCTACAATACGAGCAGCACGGTCTTCCACCAACACTACGGCCGCGAGAACATCGTGCGCAACAACATCTGGGCCTTCGGGCGCGAGGGCATGGTCCAGCTCTCGCGCCGGGGCGAGGTGCACAACTCGCTGACCTTCGAGCGCAACATCATCTTGAGCGACGGGCAGCCGATCCACATCGGCGGCTACGGGCACAAGCTCGCCGAGCCGAACATGCAGAGCGACCTGAACCTGATCTGGGACGTCGCGGGCGCGCCGTTCGCCAGACAGGGCGAGGAGAAGCTGAGCCTGGCGCAACTGCGCGGCATGGGGCTGGAACTGCACTCGGTCGTGGCCGACCCGCAGTGCGCCGATCCCGCCCATGCGGACTTCACGCTGGCCGAGGGTTCGCCGGCCATCGCGTTGGGCTTTGTGCCAATTGACCTGTCGGACGTGGGTCCGCGTCCGCCTGAGCAGCGATGA
- a CDS encoding HAD family hydrolase: MDHPPNIRAVIFDFDGTLAETNIDFGEMRRRIYDLVRQWGLWEEGMGENRYVLEVIESAAAKLDDPARRDEFASQAAQVLVDVEMETCALAAPYPGVPEALQRLHDAGLKIGIVTRNCRACVEQLLARHPLPHDVRLTRDDVDIVKPHPAHLLAALAQLGVAPGQAVMVGDHRSDVECAHAAGSRGVGVYTTGATAEHFADLGAEASYADVPAFVEDLLASG; this comes from the coding sequence ATGGACCACCCACCCAACATCCGGGCCGTCATCTTCGACTTCGACGGGACGCTCGCCGAGACCAACATTGACTTCGGCGAGATGCGCCGCCGCATCTATGACCTGGTCCGCCAGTGGGGCCTGTGGGAAGAGGGCATGGGCGAGAACCGCTATGTCCTGGAAGTGATCGAGTCGGCCGCGGCGAAGCTGGACGACCCGGCCCGGCGCGACGAGTTCGCCTCCCAGGCCGCCCAGGTGCTGGTGGATGTCGAGATGGAGACCTGCGCGCTGGCCGCACCCTATCCCGGCGTGCCGGAGGCGCTCCAGCGCCTGCACGACGCGGGGCTGAAGATCGGCATCGTCACCCGCAACTGCCGCGCCTGCGTGGAGCAACTGCTGGCGCGCCACCCGCTGCCGCATGACGTGCGCCTGACGCGGGATGACGTGGACATCGTCAAGCCCCATCCGGCGCACCTGCTGGCTGCTCTGGCGCAGCTCGGGGTCGCGCCCGGACAGGCCGTGATGGTCGGCGACCACCGCAGCGATGTGGAGTGCGCCCACGCGGCGGGCAGCCGCGGCGTGGGCGTCTACACCACCGGCGCCACGGCCGAGCACTTCGCCGATCTCGGAGCCGAGGCGTCCTATGCGGATGTGCCGGCGTTTGTGGAGGATTTGTTGGCGTCTGGCTGA